From Vibrio aerogenes, a single genomic window includes:
- the fliF gene encoding flagellar basal-body MS-ring/collar protein FliF — translation MAELSTHVAGAAAATATPAQPVAADNMDNLTRKMKDLWSSSQRNLVLSAVLATIVAAIIVVALWSSAQSFRPLYSQQERFDIGDIISVLESEGITYRLQEQNGQVLVPEGQVAHTRMLLAAKGVKAKLPTGLDTLKDDSSLGTSQFMETARYRHGLEGELVRTIISLNAVNNARVHLAIPRETLFVRQNGENPSASVMLELNPGDDLKPEQVEAIVNLVAGSVTGMKPEFVSVIDQYGRLLSADIGSAESGKVNAKFLEYQKNVEKQIIRRASDMLTPIVGPSNFRVQVAADMDFSRVEETSEVMSDDPVVRSEHTINNNSVDQIALGVPGSLSNEPPVTGEKPTKDSQNTNARSEVNRQYAVGSKVRRTQYQQGHINKLSISVLLNSAVAPNGTAWTDEEKTQISDMIKEAVGMTTSRGDSLSLMSFNFTPVEIEAPPQIPWWQDPTVQQPLRYVIGGMLGLAMIFFVLRPLVMHLTGADRRDPEAEAAAEQDEPVYDNLQTREEREREEALNRRLAEKGISGSNGLDVGSDMLPPPGSPLEIQLKHLQLIANEEPQRVAEVLKQWVNVNEHSRVDAEAEQA, via the coding sequence ATGGCTGAACTTTCAACACATGTGGCTGGCGCTGCAGCGGCGACGGCCACACCAGCTCAACCTGTGGCTGCTGATAACATGGATAACCTGACACGTAAGATGAAGGACTTATGGTCAAGCAGTCAGCGCAATCTGGTGTTATCTGCTGTGCTGGCAACGATTGTTGCAGCAATCATTGTGGTCGCTTTATGGAGTTCTGCACAGAGCTTCCGCCCGCTTTACAGTCAGCAGGAACGTTTTGATATCGGTGATATTATCTCGGTTCTGGAGTCTGAAGGCATCACTTACCGCCTGCAGGAACAGAATGGTCAGGTGCTTGTGCCTGAAGGTCAGGTGGCACATACCCGGATGCTGCTGGCGGCAAAAGGTGTAAAGGCTAAGCTGCCGACGGGACTGGATACACTGAAAGATGACAGTTCACTCGGGACCAGTCAGTTTATGGAGACGGCCCGTTATCGTCATGGTCTGGAAGGTGAATTAGTCCGGACTATCATCTCGTTAAATGCGGTGAATAATGCCCGGGTACACTTAGCGATTCCACGTGAAACCCTCTTCGTCAGACAAAATGGTGAAAATCCTTCTGCCTCGGTGATGTTGGAACTGAATCCCGGCGATGATCTGAAACCAGAACAGGTAGAAGCGATTGTTAACCTTGTTGCTGGCAGTGTGACCGGCATGAAACCGGAATTTGTGTCTGTGATTGACCAGTACGGCCGCTTGTTGAGTGCTGACATTGGTTCTGCTGAATCAGGAAAAGTCAACGCGAAGTTTCTTGAATATCAGAAAAACGTCGAGAAACAGATTATCCGCCGGGCTTCGGATATGCTGACGCCCATCGTCGGTCCGAGTAATTTCCGGGTTCAGGTTGCCGCCGATATGGACTTCAGCCGGGTTGAAGAAACCAGTGAAGTGATGAGTGATGATCCTGTTGTTCGCAGCGAGCACACCATCAATAATAACTCCGTCGATCAAATTGCTTTGGGGGTTCCGGGGTCACTCAGTAACGAACCGCCGGTGACCGGAGAAAAACCGACCAAAGACAGCCAGAATACCAACGCCCGTTCCGAAGTGAACCGTCAGTATGCGGTTGGCAGTAAAGTGCGCCGGACACAATATCAGCAGGGACACATTAACAAACTCAGCATTTCTGTCTTGCTGAATTCAGCGGTTGCGCCAAATGGTACAGCCTGGACAGATGAAGAGAAAACTCAGATCAGCGACATGATTAAAGAAGCGGTTGGGATGACGACCTCCCGCGGGGACAGCCTGAGTCTGATGAGCTTCAACTTCACACCGGTTGAGATTGAAGCGCCGCCTCAGATCCCGTGGTGGCAGGATCCAACTGTGCAGCAGCCTTTACGTTATGTGATTGGCGGTATGTTGGGACTGGCGATGATCTTCTTTGTTCTGCGTCCGCTGGTGATGCATCTGACCGGTGCGGATCGCCGCGATCCGGAAGCTGAAGCTGCTGCTGAACAGGATGAGCCGGTTTACGATAATCTGCAAACACGTGAGGAGCGTGAGCGTGAAGAAGCGCTGAATCGTCGTCTGGCAGAGAAAGGTATCTCAGGTTCCAACGGACTGGATGTCGGCAGTGATATGTTGCCACCACCAGGATCGCCGCTGGAGATTCAATTGAAACACTTACAACTGATTGCAAATGAAGAACCGCAACGGGTTGCCGAAGTACTGAAACAATGGGTGAATGTTAATGAACACAGCAGAGTCGACGCAGAAGCAGAACAAGCTTAA
- the fliJ gene encoding flagellar export protein FliJ translates to MDDSKLRAVGRLQQVEEKLRDRLGQQLDVMRQRQQNMQEQLEQLADLKSHSGQSARRVPLLNSALLMNLNRVDQMLQKMLSHHQQEEALMEAECHSVQKVLAHKHARVKGLEQALERWRARQNYEKARKEQKLVEDMINARCRKRDP, encoded by the coding sequence ATGGATGACTCGAAACTCAGGGCAGTTGGCAGGTTACAACAAGTCGAAGAAAAGCTGCGGGATCGGCTCGGGCAGCAGTTGGATGTGATGCGCCAGCGGCAACAAAATATGCAGGAACAGCTCGAACAGCTGGCAGATTTGAAGTCTCATTCCGGTCAGTCTGCACGTCGTGTTCCCTTATTAAACAGCGCATTACTGATGAATCTGAACCGGGTTGATCAGATGCTGCAAAAGATGCTGAGCCACCATCAGCAGGAAGAAGCGTTGATGGAGGCTGAATGCCACTCAGTACAAAAAGTACTGGCGCATAAACATGCCCGGGTAAAGGGGCTGGAGCAGGCGCTGGAGCGATGGCGTGCCCGGCAAAACTATGAAAAAGCAAGGAAGGAGCAAAAACTGGTAGAAGACATGATTAATGCCCGCTGCCGGAAACGTGATCCCTGA
- a CDS encoding flagellar motor switch protein FliG gives MNTAESTQKQNKLNPVEQTALVLLGMGEDAAAKVLRHFSRDETQRVTRAMAKLSGIKSDNAHRVIQSFFDDFRQHSGIRGASKEYLSNTLRKALGNDLAKGLLNNLYGDEIRNNMQRLQWVDSEILARFIADEHPQMQAIFLAYLPADSSSDVLKHLPQDYHDELLYRIARLQDIDHQIANDLNDLIERCIEQVSVTQSAPLSGVKQVADIINRFQGDRAALMEMLKLHDENVVEEIEENMFEFLVLGRQTEETMDRLVQEVPLELWTVALKGADITLQQAIKRSMPQRMVKALEDEMQVRGALPLSRVEQSRQEIMQIVRELSDSGEVELLLYQEPTVE, from the coding sequence ATGAACACAGCAGAGTCGACGCAGAAGCAGAACAAGCTTAATCCTGTTGAACAAACCGCACTGGTTTTACTCGGTATGGGTGAAGATGCGGCAGCGAAAGTGCTGCGTCACTTCAGCCGTGATGAAACGCAGCGGGTCACCCGTGCGATGGCAAAACTCAGCGGGATTAAAAGTGATAACGCCCATCGGGTGATTCAAAGTTTCTTTGATGATTTCCGCCAGCATAGCGGGATCCGGGGGGCTTCAAAAGAATATCTTTCAAATACCTTGCGTAAAGCGCTGGGGAATGATTTGGCGAAAGGATTGCTGAACAATCTTTATGGCGATGAAATCCGTAATAATATGCAGCGTTTGCAGTGGGTTGATTCAGAGATTCTCGCCCGGTTTATTGCGGACGAGCACCCTCAGATGCAAGCTATTTTCCTTGCCTATTTACCGGCAGACAGTTCTTCAGATGTGCTGAAACATTTACCACAGGATTATCATGATGAGCTTCTGTACCGGATTGCCCGCTTGCAGGATATTGATCATCAGATCGCGAATGATTTGAATGATTTAATTGAGCGTTGCATCGAGCAGGTTTCAGTCACCCAGAGTGCACCACTGTCTGGTGTGAAGCAGGTTGCGGATATCATTAACCGCTTCCAGGGTGATCGGGCGGCACTGATGGAAATGCTCAAGCTGCATGATGAAAATGTGGTGGAAGAAATTGAAGAGAACATGTTTGAATTCCTTGTTCTCGGACGCCAGACCGAAGAAACCATGGATCGGCTGGTACAGGAAGTGCCACTGGAATTGTGGACTGTGGCTCTGAAAGGTGCCGATATCACCTTGCAACAGGCGATTAAGCGTTCAATGCCGCAGCGGATGGTGAAAGCGCTGGAAGATGAGATGCAGGTGCGTGGTGCTCTACCGCTCAGCCGGGTTGAGCAGTCCCGTCAGGAAATTATGCAGATTGTCCGTGAATTGAGTGATTCTGGTGAAGTTGAATTACTGCTTTATCAGGAACCGACGGTGGAGTAA
- a CDS encoding flagellar hook-basal body complex protein FliE — translation MANQSMNNIASAEQLMLTRMDMMRTKAQPDFMVSANPLDSKLPDGNFLATTHLNPPLSFSEAMTQVLNVVDSHQAVASEKMSAVETGKSDDLVGAMVASQKASLSFDALLQVRNKVVSSFEDIMKISV, via the coding sequence ATGGCAAATCAATCAATGAATAATATCGCCTCAGCAGAGCAGCTGATGCTGACCAGAATGGATATGATGCGGACAAAAGCTCAGCCTGATTTTATGGTGAGCGCAAACCCACTGGACAGCAAACTTCCGGATGGCAACTTTCTGGCGACCACACATTTAAATCCGCCTTTGTCTTTTTCTGAAGCGATGACTCAGGTTTTAAACGTTGTTGATTCACATCAGGCTGTCGCCAGTGAAAAAATGTCAGCCGTTGAAACCGGGAAAAGTGATGATCTGGTTGGTGCAATGGTTGCCAGTCAGAAAGCAAGCTTGTCTTTCGATGCTTTATTACAGGTCCGTAATAAGGTTGTTTCTTCGTTCGAAGATATCATGAAAATATCGGTGTAA
- the yggU gene encoding DUF167 family protein YggU: MNAIRKDGDDVVLNLYIQPKASRDNVVGIHGEEVKIAITAPPVDGKANAHLTRYLAKQFKVAKSRVEIEKGELGRHKQVRIQSPGEIPAAFQALIS; encoded by the coding sequence ATGAATGCAATTCGCAAAGATGGCGATGATGTGGTGCTGAATTTATATATTCAGCCGAAAGCCAGCCGGGATAATGTGGTTGGTATTCATGGAGAAGAAGTCAAAATTGCGATTACAGCGCCGCCGGTTGACGGTAAGGCTAATGCACATCTGACCAGATATCTGGCGAAACAGTTCAAAGTAGCGAAAAGCCGGGTTGAAATAGAGAAAGGAGAACTGGGCAGACATAAGCAGGTCAGAATCCAGTCTCCGGGGGAAATACCTGCTGCTTTTCAGGCACTGATATCATAA
- a CDS encoding MotY family protein, which yields MDLSAWVYSGTKVKCTLTHLDTSYGKFYFRSLPDNQLSFEFRLNKKSQNWTSATLSKVSPPWVEPALTIPVTTVRNDNSGQFSFHRDMKALLQDIAQGQWIQVMLSGNESSASETVTIPLVRIHQELKKFQSCRSRLPAMSYRQARTVVLHYTNGQRQLSASQLRELKDMVTYIDVDSRIQHILIDGHTDNTGPSITNLNLSRTRAEDVARVLKKYGVKSGLIQIRAHGSRYPVSSNHTADGRAKNRRVTIRLVRDNEDIVSRKTNQKKKVQ from the coding sequence ATGGATTTGTCTGCTTGGGTATATTCAGGAACTAAGGTTAAATGTACATTAACTCACCTGGATACTTCCTATGGGAAGTTTTATTTCCGCTCATTACCGGATAATCAATTATCTTTTGAATTCCGTTTAAATAAAAAATCACAAAACTGGACATCAGCAACCTTATCAAAGGTAAGCCCGCCATGGGTCGAGCCTGCTTTAACTATACCTGTCACTACGGTCCGGAACGACAATTCCGGACAGTTTTCGTTTCACCGGGATATGAAAGCTTTGCTGCAGGATATTGCGCAGGGGCAGTGGATTCAGGTGATGCTGAGCGGAAATGAATCTTCCGCTTCTGAAACAGTTACAATTCCGTTAGTTCGTATCCATCAGGAATTGAAAAAGTTTCAGTCATGCCGGAGCCGATTGCCAGCCATGTCATACAGACAGGCGAGAACGGTTGTTTTGCACTACACCAATGGTCAGCGTCAGTTATCTGCCAGTCAGCTTCGTGAGCTGAAAGACATGGTGACTTACATCGATGTTGATTCGCGTATTCAACATATTCTGATTGATGGTCATACCGATAATACCGGCCCTTCAATTACGAATCTTAATTTATCGCGTACCAGAGCTGAAGATGTTGCCCGTGTGCTGAAAAAATACGGGGTGAAGTCCGGATTAATCCAGATCAGAGCTCATGGTTCACGTTATCCGGTATCCAGTAATCATACGGCAGACGGCCGGGCGAAAAACCGCCGCGTTACCATTCGCCTTGTGCGTGATAATGAAGACATCGTTTCCCGGAAAACCAATCAGAAAAAGAAGGTTCAATGA
- a CDS encoding YggS family pyridoxal phosphate-dependent enzyme, whose translation MNTIKDNILTLQARINQAREKYARTDHVLLLAVSKTKPVEAIIEAMEAGQHAFGENYVQEGTDKVQYFASHYPQSALEWHFIGPIQSNKTRPVAEHFSWVHTVDRAKIAQRLNDQRPESLPPLQVLIQVNTSSEVSKSGVNEHEIAALARQISTLPNLTLRGLMSIPENVSDYNSQLAAFQKLAALQKTLQAEYPSADTLSMGMTGDMEAAIEAGSTIVRIGTAIFGARNYSK comes from the coding sequence ATGAATACAATCAAAGACAATATCCTGACGCTACAGGCACGAATAAATCAGGCGAGGGAAAAATACGCAAGAACAGACCATGTGCTTCTGCTGGCGGTCAGCAAAACCAAGCCCGTTGAAGCCATTATTGAAGCCATGGAAGCAGGGCAGCACGCCTTTGGTGAAAATTATGTGCAGGAAGGCACTGACAAAGTACAGTATTTTGCCAGTCATTACCCGCAAAGTGCACTCGAGTGGCATTTTATCGGCCCGATACAATCCAACAAAACCCGTCCGGTTGCTGAGCATTTTTCATGGGTTCATACCGTTGATCGTGCAAAAATAGCACAAAGACTCAATGATCAGCGGCCTGAAAGCCTGCCACCCCTACAGGTACTGATTCAGGTAAATACCAGCAGTGAAGTCTCTAAATCAGGTGTGAACGAGCATGAAATCGCCGCACTTGCCCGGCAGATATCTACATTGCCGAACCTCACACTAAGAGGCCTGATGTCTATTCCGGAAAATGTCTCTGACTACAATTCGCAGTTAGCAGCATTTCAAAAGCTGGCAGCTTTGCAAAAGACACTACAGGCTGAGTATCCGTCTGCCGATACACTCTCGATGGGGATGACCGGTGATATGGAAGCGGCGATAGAAGCAGGAAGTACCATCGTCAGAATAGGTACAGCAATTTTCGGGGCGCGTAATTACAGCAAGTGA
- the fliH gene encoding flagellar assembly protein FliH translates to MKSDKIMHRMQGNYRAYRFPPMAQPLKLPGELPESDDQWFDEQAALQEKLEAGFQQGVQQGYDDGLVQGVEQGKQQGLLEGQKEGFQRGFVSGEQSGKQTFMEAAKPVHDIYQTLSRWLEEREQQQRHIICELVQKVAQQVIRAELTLMPQQILSLVDETLEAMPGKSESVTVHLNPQDLERIKQINADLPEVWKLVANPELPAGGCQLVTEDAEADASCDSRLQACMDNVKQHMLEEIAVLPEVTEGDHSAEPGIQQASQVAEEAAE, encoded by the coding sequence ATGAAGTCAGATAAAATCATGCACCGGATGCAGGGAAACTACCGGGCCTACCGTTTTCCGCCAATGGCTCAGCCACTCAAATTGCCGGGCGAGTTGCCGGAATCTGATGACCAGTGGTTTGATGAACAGGCCGCGTTACAGGAAAAGCTTGAGGCTGGATTTCAGCAAGGTGTTCAGCAAGGTTATGATGACGGTTTGGTTCAGGGCGTTGAGCAGGGAAAACAGCAAGGGCTTCTGGAAGGGCAAAAAGAGGGATTTCAGCGTGGGTTTGTGTCCGGAGAGCAATCCGGCAAGCAGACGTTTATGGAAGCCGCCAAACCCGTTCATGATATTTATCAGACGCTTTCCCGCTGGCTTGAAGAGCGTGAACAACAGCAGCGTCATATCATTTGTGAACTGGTACAAAAGGTTGCCCAGCAGGTGATTCGTGCAGAACTGACTCTGATGCCACAACAGATATTGTCTTTAGTGGATGAAACGCTGGAAGCCATGCCCGGAAAATCTGAATCGGTGACCGTTCATCTGAATCCTCAGGATTTAGAGCGGATAAAACAGATTAATGCTGATTTACCGGAGGTATGGAAGCTGGTTGCTAATCCTGAATTACCGGCAGGCGGCTGCCAGCTGGTGACTGAAGATGCCGAAGCCGATGCAAGCTGTGATTCCCGTCTTCAGGCATGCATGGATAATGTGAAACAGCATATGCTGGAAGAAATTGCGGTTTTGCCTGAGGTGACGGAAGGTGATCACAGCGCTGAGCCCGGGATCCAGCAGGCTTCTCAGGTAGCGGAAGAGGCGGCTGAATGA
- a CDS encoding YqgE/AlgH family protein: MNLANHFLVAMPGLNDPYFSHSVIYVCEHNESGAMGLMINAPIDITVEGMLKQVDVEPAYPQDQTQSLQKPVFNGGPVASDRGFILHRPGDYYESSVKMTDDLAVTTSKDILAVLGTSAEPSKYIVALGYSGWEAGQLETELAENSWLTIEADPDVIFDTPIHEKWNKALKKLGISPAQLSANAGHA, from the coding sequence ATGAATTTAGCCAATCACTTTCTTGTTGCTATGCCCGGATTAAATGATCCCTACTTCAGTCATAGCGTCATCTATGTATGTGAGCATAACGAATCGGGTGCGATGGGGCTGATGATCAATGCCCCGATAGATATCACTGTAGAAGGCATGCTAAAACAGGTCGATGTCGAACCGGCGTATCCTCAGGATCAAACACAGAGTCTACAAAAACCTGTCTTCAATGGTGGTCCGGTGGCATCTGACCGGGGTTTTATTCTCCACCGTCCCGGAGATTACTATGAATCAAGTGTAAAAATGACTGACGATTTGGCCGTGACGACTTCAAAAGATATTCTGGCGGTGCTTGGCACTTCAGCAGAACCAAGCAAATATATTGTTGCACTGGGATATTCCGGCTGGGAAGCCGGACAACTGGAAACAGAGCTCGCAGAAAACTCATGGCTCACGATCGAAGCCGACCCGGACGTTATTTTTGATACGCCTATCCATGAAAAATGGAACAAAGCATTAAAAAAACTGGGTATTTCTCCGGCACAATTATCTGCAAATGCCGGTCATGCCTGA
- a CDS encoding YggT family protein — MNAISFLISTLFNLYIMAVIMRIWLQAARADFYNPFSQFVVKATQPVVAPLRRMIPSIGSIDLATVLFAYVLCILKFVLLVFVATGSFSFQPYYFYISLLALIKAAGGLLFWVLLIRAIMSWVSQGRSPVEYVFMQITEPFLAPIRRILPDLGGIDLSVLVLFILLQFVNILIGNLIGPIWGQL, encoded by the coding sequence ATGAATGCGATTAGTTTTCTCATCTCTACCCTGTTTAACCTGTATATCATGGCTGTTATTATGCGCATCTGGCTTCAGGCCGCGCGCGCTGATTTTTATAACCCGTTTTCACAGTTTGTTGTTAAAGCAACACAGCCTGTCGTTGCCCCGTTACGCCGCATGATTCCATCTATTGGGAGCATCGATTTGGCAACAGTTCTGTTTGCCTATGTGTTATGCATCCTGAAATTTGTCCTGCTGGTCTTTGTCGCGACTGGTTCATTTAGTTTCCAGCCATACTACTTTTACATCAGTTTGCTGGCTCTGATCAAAGCTGCCGGCGGACTTCTGTTCTGGGTGCTGCTGATCAGGGCGATCATGAGCTGGGTCAGTCAGGGACGCAGTCCGGTTGAATATGTCTTTATGCAAATTACAGAACCATTTCTGGCACCGATTCGCCGCATCCTGCCTGATCTGGGAGGCATCGACCTGAGCGTTCTGGTTTTATTTATCCTGCTGCAGTTTGTCAATATTCTGATAGGGAATTTGATTGGCCCAATCTGGGGTCAGCTGTAA
- the ruvX gene encoding Holliday junction resolvase RuvX — translation MSKTIMAFDFGTKSIGSAIGQEITATASPLKAFQAKDGIPNWDDIEKQIKEWQPDLLVVGLPTDLYGEDLETITPKARKFANRLHGRFGLQVELHDERLSTTEARATIFEQGGYRALKKGHVDCQSAVVILQSWFEYH, via the coding sequence ATGTCTAAAACGATTATGGCCTTTGATTTTGGTACTAAAAGTATCGGCAGTGCCATCGGGCAGGAAATAACCGCCACCGCGTCCCCATTAAAGGCATTCCAGGCCAAAGACGGCATTCCCAACTGGGATGATATTGAAAAACAGATCAAAGAGTGGCAGCCGGATCTGTTAGTTGTGGGTTTACCGACCGACCTATACGGAGAAGATCTCGAAACCATCACACCAAAAGCCAGAAAATTTGCTAATCGTTTACACGGGCGTTTCGGTCTTCAGGTAGAACTCCATGATGAAAGGCTCTCCACAACAGAAGCCAGAGCAACTATTTTTGAGCAAGGCGGCTACCGTGCTCTGAAAAAAGGTCATGTTGACTGTCAATCGGCAGTCGTGATTCTCCAAAGCTGGTTTGAATATCACTGA
- a CDS encoding sigma-54-dependent transcriptional regulator: MMNTDILLVEPNEHFSQSVIEVLEGAGYSVRHARTGRSALLEEKAAITVVSSDLPDMCVREWVECHQKQANSGVAIAIVGQDQSLLAAETMKAGATDYLLRPFESNQLLSLLRRVEALGQPMANIVAESWRSKQVLQLAHRAACTNASVLISGESGTGKEVLARYVHEQSSRVDGPFIAVNCAAIPESMLEAVLFGHVKGAFTGAVASQSGKFEEANGGTILLDEIGEMSPAVQAKLLRVLQEHEVERIGSHKPIRLDIRVIAATNKDLREEVQKGHFREDLYYRLDVLPLYWPPLRERREDILPISQFFIRKYQDGSQCYLSQDAQSALSQYHWPGNIRELENVIQRALVMRHGDCITAQDLMLSADFQPAMMPAESGPAFGHVEAKKQAEYQYILDKLRQFGGNRTKTANALGVSTRALRYKLAAMREQGIDLQSALGSAA, from the coding sequence ATGATGAATACAGATATTTTGCTGGTTGAGCCCAATGAACATTTTTCTCAATCAGTCATTGAAGTCCTGGAAGGCGCGGGATACAGCGTTCGCCATGCCCGCACCGGACGCAGCGCACTGCTTGAAGAAAAAGCAGCAATTACAGTGGTCAGCTCAGATTTGCCTGATATGTGTGTTCGTGAATGGGTCGAATGTCATCAGAAGCAAGCAAACAGTGGTGTTGCGATCGCGATCGTCGGGCAGGATCAAAGCCTGCTGGCGGCTGAAACAATGAAAGCGGGTGCAACTGATTATTTGTTACGTCCTTTCGAGTCAAATCAATTACTGAGTTTATTACGCCGGGTGGAAGCGCTTGGTCAACCCATGGCGAATATTGTCGCGGAATCCTGGCGCAGTAAACAGGTGCTGCAGCTCGCTCACCGTGCTGCCTGTACCAATGCCAGCGTGTTGATTTCCGGTGAATCAGGCACAGGCAAAGAGGTGCTTGCCCGTTATGTTCATGAGCAGTCTTCCCGTGTGGATGGGCCGTTTATTGCGGTGAATTGTGCGGCGATTCCGGAGTCAATGCTGGAAGCGGTACTTTTCGGCCATGTTAAAGGGGCATTTACCGGCGCCGTTGCATCGCAGAGTGGTAAGTTCGAAGAAGCCAACGGTGGCACGATTTTGCTGGATGAAATTGGGGAAATGTCACCGGCAGTTCAGGCAAAACTATTGCGGGTGCTTCAGGAACATGAAGTTGAGCGGATTGGCAGCCATAAGCCTATTCGTCTGGATATCCGGGTGATTGCGGCGACCAACAAAGATTTACGGGAAGAAGTTCAGAAAGGTCATTTCCGCGAAGATCTTTATTACCGTCTGGATGTGTTACCGCTGTACTGGCCGCCATTGCGTGAGCGCCGGGAAGATATATTACCCATCAGTCAGTTCTTTATCCGCAAATATCAGGACGGTAGTCAGTGTTATTTGTCTCAGGATGCACAATCGGCTTTAAGCCAGTACCACTGGCCGGGAAATATCCGGGAGCTGGAAAATGTGATACAGCGGGCTTTGGTCATGCGCCATGGCGACTGTATTACCGCTCAGGATCTCATGTTGTCGGCAGACTTTCAGCCGGCAATGATGCCAGCAGAATCAGGACCGGCATTTGGTCATGTTGAAGCGAAGAAACAAGCAGAATATCAATATATTTTAGATAAATTACGTCAGTTCGGTGGCAACCGGACCAAAACAGCGAATGCCCTTGGTGTCTCGACCCGTGCGCTGCGTTATAAGCTTGCGGCGATGCGGGAACAGGGTATCGATTTACAATCGGCACTGGGCTCAGCTGCCTGA
- the proC gene encoding pyrroline-5-carboxylate reductase, which yields MEHRKIAFIGAGNMAKAIIAGLISSDYPANAITATAPGNQRLIPLADTYGINTSNDNQVAAEQAEVIILSVKPQLLETVCEQLKSVDLADKLLISVAAGVNCNRISEMLKQPELNLIRVMPNTPSLINRGMSGLFATCQVSANDKTFATQLFQATGEICWVQHEAQINAIIAAAGSAPAYFFLFMEAIQKEAMAQGFDQDTARLLVQQTAIGAAEMVKVNSDTELSVLREQVTSKGGTTAEAIRTFNEHHLSEIVAKAMQAAVSRAEEMEKLF from the coding sequence ATGGAACACAGAAAAATTGCTTTTATCGGTGCCGGAAATATGGCGAAAGCCATCATTGCCGGTCTGATTAGCAGTGACTATCCGGCGAATGCAATCACAGCAACAGCACCGGGAAATCAACGCCTGATTCCTTTAGCTGACACATATGGAATCAACACATCAAATGATAACCAGGTGGCGGCGGAACAGGCTGAAGTCATTATTCTGTCAGTCAAACCTCAGTTGCTTGAAACCGTCTGCGAACAACTTAAATCGGTTGATTTAGCAGATAAACTGTTGATTTCAGTTGCTGCTGGTGTCAACTGCAACCGAATCAGTGAAATGCTGAAACAGCCTGAACTGAATCTGATCAGAGTGATGCCAAATACCCCAAGCCTGATTAACCGGGGCATGAGTGGATTATTTGCGACCTGTCAGGTCAGCGCTAACGACAAAACATTTGCGACCCAACTTTTTCAGGCGACTGGTGAAATATGCTGGGTTCAGCATGAAGCACAAATCAATGCTATTATTGCCGCGGCAGGCAGTGCACCAGCCTATTTTTTCCTGTTCATGGAAGCTATCCAAAAAGAAGCGATGGCTCAGGGATTTGATCAGGACACCGCTCGCCTGCTGGTTCAGCAGACAGCAATTGGTGCCGCTGAGATGGTCAAAGTCAACAGTGATACAGAGCTTTCTGTTCTTCGGGAACAGGTCACCTCAAAGGGCGGTACGACGGCAGAAGCCATCAGAACATTCAATGAACATCATTTATCAGAAATTGTGGCTAAAGCAATGCAAGCAGCAGTCAGCCGCGCTGAAGAAATGGAAAAATTATTTTAA